A single Myxococcales bacterium DNA region contains:
- a CDS encoding sigma-70 family RNA polymerase sigma factor produces the protein MPRPASLAAPPHLRLLEARQPQEDICAALRARRAWAERTFLDIHTPFVERLLTRILGFDHDLDDLVQEVFMRAFARVGDLRDDNLKSWVGAFTVNVAREALRRRRRKRWLSFSAPEEIPEVAAELATPEIRDAARALYSLLARMGADDRVAFTLRFIEGMQLSEIALLCDVSLSTVKRRIQRAEAWFSARARRDPRLAEWVTS, from the coding sequence ATGCCCCGCCCAGCCTCCCTGGCTGCTCCGCCACACCTGCGACTGCTCGAAGCGAGACAGCCGCAGGAGGACATCTGCGCCGCACTTCGAGCGCGGAGGGCCTGGGCAGAACGAACGTTCCTCGACATTCACACACCGTTTGTCGAGCGCCTGCTGACTCGCATCCTCGGCTTCGACCACGATCTGGATGATCTGGTCCAGGAGGTCTTCATGCGAGCGTTTGCGCGAGTCGGCGACCTTCGTGACGACAATCTCAAGAGCTGGGTCGGAGCTTTCACGGTGAATGTCGCGCGTGAGGCACTCCGACGCAGAAGACGCAAGCGATGGCTCAGCTTCTCGGCACCCGAGGAAATCCCGGAGGTGGCCGCAGAACTGGCGACACCCGAGATCCGCGATGCGGCGCGTGCGCTCTACTCACTGCTCGCTAGGATGGGCGCCGACGACCGCGTCGCCTTCACATTGCGTTTCATCGAGGGAATGCAACTCTCGGAGATAGCCCTCCTTTGCGACGTGTCGCTCTCGACGGTCAAGCGCCGAATCCAGCGCGCTGAAGCATGGTTTTCGGCACGAGCCAGGCGGGATCCTCGCCTGGCGGAATGGGTAACGTCATGA